One Acidiferrobacter thiooxydans DNA window includes the following coding sequences:
- a CDS encoding DUF4926 domain-containing protein, which produces MKTLDVVALVNDFPKEGLQRGQVGTIVETLSPAVFLVEFADMQGEAYAFLTVTEADLLVLHHQPALKVA; this is translated from the coding sequence ATGAAAACGCTTGATGTGGTGGCTTTAGTGAATGATTTCCCCAAGGAAGGATTGCAACGCGGGCAGGTCGGCACCATTGTGGAAACGCTTTCCCCGGCCGTCTTTCTGGTGGAGTTCGCGGATATGCAAGGGGAGGCTTATGCGTTCCTGACGGTGACAGAGGCGGATTTGCTGGTGCTCCACCATCAGCCGGCCCTCAAAGTGGCGTAA
- a CDS encoding DUF6883 domain-containing protein has product MFDVGAATEQMPIRPRTTWLSVGLGAPNDEALYSSQCYCGREVSSPMKLPGGDQAVIDDDKLIGYCLNPEHPEGRHKARVFQSVLGIGLKQALDLKEALHQAAAKESAEHVGATPHGDLYTMDFMLHHEGKAALVRSVWMVRKNESMPRLVSCYVHKSALRGDA; this is encoded by the coding sequence ATGTTTGACGTCGGCGCCGCGACCGAGCAAATGCCTATCAGGCCGCGCACGACGTGGCTATCAGTCGGTCTTGGCGCACCAAATGACGAAGCGTTATACTCATCTCAGTGCTATTGCGGCCGCGAGGTCTCTAGCCCGATGAAACTTCCCGGCGGCGACCAGGCCGTCATTGATGATGACAAGCTCATCGGGTATTGCCTGAATCCTGAGCACCCCGAGGGCCGCCACAAGGCGCGGGTCTTTCAATCCGTCCTGGGTATCGGACTCAAACAGGCTCTTGATTTGAAAGAGGCCCTTCACCAGGCCGCCGCGAAGGAATCGGCGGAGCATGTCGGGGCAACCCCGCATGGCGACTTGTACACGATGGATTTTATGCTGCACCATGAGGGTAAGGCCGCTCTGGTACGGTCGGTATGGATGGTACGGAAAAACGAGAGTATGCCGCGGCTGGTGAGCTGTTATGTGCATAAATCGGCATTGAGAGGGGACGCATGA
- a CDS encoding IS3 family transposase (programmed frameshift) has protein sequence MSKTRRNHAPQFKAKVALEALAGEKTIHEIAAKHQVHPNQVTQWRRQLIDQAASIFGKPTGTTPTSDREALLAKIGELTVQNDFFARGARQMTTAERLQRVERENPVVPIARQCAWLGVPRSSVYYQGRPVVSEDDLALMKRLDALHLQHPFLGSRRLRDRLERDGVFVNRKRIQRLMQVMGIKTLYPRRKTSAPGPGHRIYPYLLRGMTITRPNQVWCADVTYIPMARGFCYLVAIMDWATRAVLSWRLATTLEADSCVEALEEALELYGAPQIFNTDQGAQFTSEAFTDVLKAHTIDISMDGKGCWRDNVFVERLWRSVKYEEVYLKAYASIPEARASLAKYFHFYNHERPHQALDRRTPWEAYTTASWDLAA, from the exons ATGAGCAAGACACGACGCAATCACGCCCCGCAGTTCAAGGCCAAGGTGGCCCTTGAGGCCCTGGCCGGGGAGAAGACTATCCATGAGATCGCAGCCAAACACCAGGTCCACCCGAACCAGGTGACCCAGTGGCGCCGGCAGTTGATCGACCAGGCGGCGAGCATTTTCGGCAAGCCCACGGGGACGACACCCACCAGCGATCGCGAGGCCTTGCTGGCCAAGATTGGAGAGCTTACGGTCCAGAACGATTTTTTCGCACGAG GTGCTCGGCAAATGACCACGGCTGAGAGACTCCAACGGGTCGAGCGCGAGAATCCGGTGGTGCCGATCGCACGCCAATGCGCGTGGCTTGGCGTGCCCCGCTCGAGCGTGTATTACCAGGGGAGACCTGTGGTCTCCGAGGACGATCTGGCGCTCATGAAGCGGCTCGATGCCCTCCACCTCCAGCATCCCTTCCTGGGCTCGCGGCGCCTGCGGGACCGGCTCGAGCGCGACGGCGTGTTCGTAAACCGCAAGCGCATCCAGCGGCTCATGCAGGTCATGGGGATCAAGACCCTGTACCCCAGGCGCAAGACCAGCGCCCCGGGTCCGGGTCATCGCATTTATCCCTATCTTTTGCGAGGCATGACCATCACCCGGCCCAACCAGGTCTGGTGTGCGGACGTGACCTACATCCCCATGGCCCGGGGCTTTTGCTATCTCGTCGCCATCATGGACTGGGCCACGCGTGCGGTGCTCTCCTGGCGGCTGGCCACCACCCTGGAGGCCGACTCCTGTGTCGAGGCCCTGGAGGAGGCCCTGGAGCTCTATGGGGCCCCGCAGATCTTCAACACCGACCAAGGGGCGCAATTCACCTCCGAGGCCTTCACAGACGTCCTGAAGGCCCACACGATCGACATCAGCATGGACGGCAAAGGCTGCTGGCGTGACAACGTGTTCGTCGAGCGGTTGTGGCGCTCTGTCAAGTATGAGGAGGTGTATCTCAAGGCCTATGCATCGATACCTGAAGCACGGGCCTCTCTTGCAAAATACTTCCATTTCTATAATCATGAGAGGCCTCATCAAGCACTGGATCGACGGACACCGTGGGAGGCTTACACCACAGCGTCCTGGGATCTAGCCGCTTGA
- a CDS encoding DUF2188 domain-containing protein encodes MASITKRPWGGWQARVRLNGRGTKTKTFTTRAEAIAWARATEQTLTTETPGEAEAKQLADTVLLRQALLRYQEEITPRKRGARLEYGRH; translated from the coding sequence GTGGCATCCATCACAAAACGGCCGTGGGGCGGATGGCAGGCGCGTGTGCGTCTAAATGGACGCGGCACCAAAACCAAAACCTTTACTACGCGTGCGGAAGCCATTGCGTGGGCGCGAGCCACTGAGCAAACCCTGACCACGGAGACCCCCGGCGAGGCGGAAGCCAAACAGCTCGCGGACACCGTCCTGCTGCGCCAGGCCCTCCTCCGCTACCAGGAGGAAATCACCCCGCGCAAACGCGGCGCGCGCCTCGAGTACGGTCGCCACTAG
- a CDS encoding type II toxin-antitoxin system HigB family toxin yields MRVIAVSTLKAFWTGRPEYRDAEGPTMAWYREAVKADWSTPDDVKRQFGNASILKDGRVVFNIGGNKYRLVVWINTPYRVLYVRFLGTHEEYDRIDAQTI; encoded by the coding sequence ATGCGCGTCATCGCCGTGTCGACCCTCAAAGCGTTCTGGACCGGCAGGCCGGAATACCGGGACGCCGAGGGGCCGACGATGGCGTGGTATCGCGAAGCGGTCAAGGCCGACTGGTCGACACCCGACGACGTGAAACGGCAATTCGGCAACGCCAGCATCCTGAAAGACGGACGGGTCGTCTTCAACATCGGCGGCAACAAATACCGGCTGGTCGTGTGGATAAATACTCCCTACCGAGTGCTCTACGTCCGCTTCCTGGGCACGCATGAGGAGTACGACCGCATCGACGCACAGACTATCTGA
- a CDS encoding IS4 family transposase: MQKSRRCGDPDVRAIMEAGTESVEWVRQEFARADLSDKRLDRRLVKTAEYLAQSPGSPINEACGNWASTQAAYRLFNNAKASAAGILKPHWEATAARMAGCGGAVLVMQDTVFFSYGRHVRTRGLGPIGKSNAAHDRGLIMHNALAFTTSGVPLGIVSQSIWARGEIPEEDYQEKIERLQVTAIEEKESAKWLIALKETVERAPAGVPVVTVADRESDFFEFLTRAQDLQAHYLIRARTDRKLVPEDSAGCTRMLEALSDAPAWGSMTIEVPGNGSRKARTAAIEVRTAEVTIQPPPRRGAAQTSGSSEPVTVTLIGATESSPPAGVEPISWVLLTNLIVKDFASATEKVRWYGRRWGIEIWHKVLKSGCKVEDCLLEEALRLKRYLTLFSIIGVRLMHVTYLARAHPDRPATEVFSEEEVEALHIRVTRALPPAGPAPTLRDMVRMLGRLGGHLGRKGDGEPGVTVLWRGWTSLYETVETLRAHKHVLSPRDSS, from the coding sequence GTGCAAAAGTCGAGGCGTTGTGGGGATCCGGATGTGCGGGCGATCATGGAGGCCGGCACAGAGTCGGTCGAGTGGGTGAGACAAGAGTTTGCCCGCGCCGACCTCTCCGATAAACGCCTGGATCGTCGCTTGGTGAAAACTGCGGAATATCTCGCCCAATCTCCCGGCTCGCCGATCAATGAAGCGTGCGGCAATTGGGCCAGTACGCAAGCGGCGTATCGGCTGTTCAATAATGCCAAGGCGAGCGCGGCGGGGATCCTCAAACCCCATTGGGAAGCGACGGCCGCGCGCATGGCCGGCTGCGGGGGTGCGGTGCTGGTGATGCAGGACACGGTCTTCTTCTCCTACGGCCGGCACGTCAGGACTCGGGGCCTCGGACCGATTGGCAAGAGCAACGCCGCGCATGACCGGGGCCTCATCATGCATAACGCACTGGCCTTCACCACCTCGGGCGTGCCGCTCGGGATCGTGAGCCAAAGCATCTGGGCGCGCGGGGAGATCCCGGAGGAAGACTATCAGGAGAAGATCGAGCGCCTGCAGGTCACGGCGATCGAGGAAAAAGAGAGCGCGAAATGGCTTATTGCGCTCAAAGAGACGGTCGAGCGGGCGCCCGCGGGCGTGCCGGTCGTCACCGTGGCCGACCGCGAATCGGACTTCTTCGAGTTCTTGACACGCGCCCAGGACCTGCAGGCGCACTATCTCATCCGCGCGCGCACCGACCGCAAGCTCGTGCCCGAAGACAGCGCGGGCTGCACGCGGATGCTCGAGGCGTTGAGCGATGCCCCGGCATGGGGGAGCATGACGATTGAGGTTCCTGGCAACGGCAGTCGTAAGGCGCGCACGGCGGCGATCGAGGTGCGCACAGCCGAGGTCACGATCCAGCCCCCACCGCGCCGTGGGGCGGCCCAGACGTCCGGCTCCAGCGAGCCTGTGACCGTCACCCTGATCGGGGCGACCGAGTCGTCCCCGCCGGCCGGGGTGGAGCCGATCAGCTGGGTGTTGCTCACAAATCTCATCGTCAAAGACTTCGCGTCCGCCACCGAGAAGGTGCGGTGGTATGGGCGGCGCTGGGGCATCGAGATCTGGCATAAGGTGCTCAAATCCGGCTGCAAGGTCGAGGACTGCCTGCTCGAGGAGGCCTTGCGCCTCAAGCGCTATCTGACGCTTTTCAGCATCATCGGCGTGCGCCTGATGCATGTGACCTACCTGGCCCGCGCGCACCCGGATCGGCCGGCCACCGAGGTGTTCTCCGAGGAGGAGGTCGAAGCGCTGCATATCCGCGTCACGCGGGCATTGCCCCCCGCAGGTCCTGCCCCGACGCTGCGCGACATGGTGCGCATGCTGGGCCGGCTCGGCGGCCACTTGGGCCGCAAGGGGGATGGCGAACCCGGCGTCACCGTGCTCTGGCGCGGCTGGACGAGTCTTTACGAGACGGTCGAGACACTGCGTGCCCATAAACATGTCCTCAGCCCGCGCGACTCGAGCTGA
- a CDS encoding DUF4338 domain-containing protein yields MRYCGREFTPAEIALIREWLTTPQMNRARLSREVCERLGWRRENGALKDMSCRVALNRMHADGLITLPPPRNPKPVTYRSYPDIEQAVCEPAVIPAIDLATLTIDPVLGRAESRLWNAYIERHHYLGHTLMPGAQLRYFVRAQGQIVAALGFGASAWKVKPRDQAIGWTVDQRQRNLHLIVNNARFLILPWIHCPNLASRILALVSRRLPDDWHARYSYRPVLLETFVEKPRFTGTCYKAANWQNLGDTQGRGKLDVLHRHAKPVKSIWIYPLVRDFRRHLCNA; encoded by the coding sequence ATGCGCTACTGCGGACGAGAGTTTACACCAGCCGAGATCGCGCTGATCCGCGAGTGGCTCACGACCCCCCAGATGAACCGTGCTCGTTTATCCCGGGAAGTCTGTGAGAGGCTCGGATGGCGCCGGGAAAATGGCGCTCTGAAGGATATGAGCTGTCGCGTGGCCCTCAACCGCATGCACGCCGATGGGCTGATCACACTGCCCCCGCCGCGCAACCCCAAGCCCGTCACCTACCGGTCCTATCCGGACATCGAACAGGCGGTTTGCGAACCCGCCGTCATCCCGGCCATCGATCTCGCTACGCTCACCATTGATCCGGTCCTCGGCAGAGCCGAATCGCGGCTGTGGAACGCCTATATCGAACGCCACCACTACCTCGGGCATACCCTCATGCCCGGGGCGCAACTGCGCTACTTCGTACGCGCCCAAGGCCAGATCGTCGCGGCCCTGGGCTTCGGGGCCAGCGCCTGGAAGGTCAAGCCCCGCGATCAGGCCATCGGCTGGACGGTCGATCAGCGGCAACGCAATCTGCACCTGATCGTCAACAATGCCCGTTTCCTTATTCTGCCGTGGATCCATTGCCCAAACTTGGCCTCACGGATCCTGGCCTTGGTCAGCCGCCGACTCCCCGACGACTGGCACGCCCGCTACAGCTATCGCCCGGTTCTGCTCGAAACCTTCGTCGAGAAGCCGCGCTTTACCGGTACCTGCTACAAGGCGGCCAACTGGCAAAACCTTGGGGATACTCAAGGGCGCGGTAAGCTCGACGTCTTGCATCGCCACGCAAAGCCCGTCAAAAGTATCTGGATCTATCCGCTCGTGCGGGACTTTCGCCGGCATCTCTGCAACGCATAA
- a CDS encoding helix-turn-helix transcriptional regulator, translated as MDRLLTTKDLAAMLGTTPAAIRRRLERSSQSLPPAVHLTGSRLLYWRQSDVEAWLAALSTRTTRRQPPRARASKPVKLTGILADWEPYLTKEQLEKLQAG; from the coding sequence ATGGACCGACTGCTGACCACCAAGGACCTAGCTGCGATGTTGGGCACGACTCCGGCTGCGATTCGGCGCCGCTTGGAGCGCAGCAGCCAATCCCTTCCGCCCGCTGTACACCTGACGGGGTCTCGGCTGCTGTACTGGCGTCAGTCCGACGTCGAGGCGTGGCTCGCCGCCCTGTCAACGCGCACCACGAGGCGCCAGCCGCCCCGCGCCCGGGCCAGCAAGCCAGTCAAGCTGACGGGCATTCTCGCCGACTGGGAGCCGTACCTGACGAAGGAGCAGCTGGAGAAGCTCCAGGCCGGGTAA
- a CDS encoding helix-turn-helix transcriptional regulator: MPKTTLDAKQLAAVLHMKPYTITDYTIRHPERLPPFIKLPTGKPLWFEEDVQAWLEERRIKVLPPQQSPTDFSRKWW, from the coding sequence ATGCCGAAAACAACGCTCGACGCCAAACAGCTGGCGGCGGTGCTGCACATGAAGCCCTACACGATTACGGACTACACAATCAGGCATCCGGAGCGGCTACCACCCTTCATAAAACTCCCCACAGGCAAACCTCTGTGGTTCGAGGAGGACGTGCAGGCCTGGCTGGAAGAGCGGCGCATCAAGGTTCTGCCGCCACAACAGAGTCCCACCGACTTCAGTCGCAAGTGGTGGTAG
- a CDS encoding type II toxin-antitoxin system HigA family antitoxin: MDIHPIKTDADYRKTLHEIETLMTAEPGSEAGDRLDVLVTLVEAYERKHYPLDWPDAVEAIKFRMEQQGLTVDDLVPAIGRKNRVYEVLARKRPLTIRMIQALNRQFHIPAESLLNQ, encoded by the coding sequence ATGGACATTCACCCTATCAAGACCGACGCGGACTATCGCAAGACGTTACACGAAATCGAAACGCTCATGACCGCGGAGCCGGGGTCCGAAGCCGGCGACCGCCTCGATGTGCTGGTGACCCTGGTCGAGGCGTACGAGCGCAAACACTATCCCCTGGATTGGCCCGATGCCGTGGAGGCCATCAAATTTCGCATGGAGCAGCAGGGCCTCACCGTTGATGACTTAGTCCCTGCCATTGGACGCAAAAACCGCGTCTACGAGGTCCTGGCTCGCAAACGCCCGTTGACGATACGGATGATTCAGGCCTTGAACCGGCAATTCCATATCCCGGCCGAAAGTCTACTGAACCAGTAA
- a CDS encoding DUF4145 domain-containing protein, with product MKCPHCQTACSRSPNVSNLGRVGEIDGKVCFWSVEVHSCPECRKPVLSLIQSLLEPDSIPTVGFSVFRHPDDDRTRKSVVVPRGAARPLAPPEVPADIASDFNEACLVLVDSPKASAALSRRCLEHLLRERKVSTEENLSRAIEDALATHLPPNIGDNLDAIRNIGNFAAHPQKSERSGEILDVEPGEAEWNLDVLESLFDHYYVQPAKSAARREALDKKLAEVGKKPMKQP from the coding sequence ATGAAATGCCCGCACTGCCAGACGGCGTGCAGCCGGAGTCCGAACGTGTCGAACTTGGGGCGCGTTGGAGAGATTGACGGTAAGGTCTGTTTTTGGAGCGTCGAGGTCCATTCATGTCCTGAATGCCGCAAGCCGGTTTTGTCCTTGATTCAATCACTGCTTGAGCCGGACAGCATTCCCACTGTGGGTTTCTCAGTATTTAGGCATCCGGATGACGACCGGACGCGCAAAAGCGTAGTTGTCCCAAGAGGTGCCGCCCGGCCACTTGCGCCACCAGAGGTCCCTGCGGATATTGCCTCCGACTTCAACGAGGCCTGCCTGGTCCTCGTCGATAGCCCAAAAGCCTCAGCCGCCCTTAGTCGACGCTGTCTTGAGCACCTCCTGCGCGAACGGAAGGTCTCGACCGAGGAAAACTTAAGCAGGGCGATTGAGGATGCGCTCGCAACACACCTTCCACCAAATATTGGTGACAATCTAGACGCAATCCGAAACATTGGCAATTTTGCCGCGCACCCGCAAAAGAGCGAGAGGTCCGGGGAAATTCTGGATGTCGAGCCCGGCGAAGCGGAGTGGAACCTGGATGTGCTGGAGTCGCTGTTCGACCATTATTATGTGCAGCCGGCCAAAAGCGCAGCGAGGCGTGAAGCCTTAGACAAGAAGCTGGCCGAGGTGGGAAAAAAGCCGATGAAGCAGCCGTAG